The Bradysia coprophila strain Holo2 chromosome II, BU_Bcop_v1, whole genome shotgun sequence genome has a segment encoding these proteins:
- the LOC119068778 gene encoding uncharacterized protein LOC119068778 isoform X1, translating to MFNTSKHSSERTSRPRDATLSERGPPSQRSRSRSARSSPSRHSECRSPWRVPAWVHCENCFTTHDLNPNLSLLSCGHIICRTCLHLGDAISDDTLHVACVRCKTSGKHIPINDSLDVKLHGMFEQGWMDPVLQLDVSKITFMMNKTQNYSKYLSKSIKQGTNVAPEWEERQNLVKKSMERIQKLKQMDSEVTKKAGVIKSEGMKLHNTVQMLNSMYEKAKTDFRLKQQQQQSQHNRGHGGQGKEPHQRGQIGQGTQQHHRGQGGQVKEQHHRGQIGPGTQHHHRGEGGQGKEQHHRGQVGQATQQHHRVQGGQGNYRQDMKLISSGRNEQSNQYIGQIKSSSHRPPVNQNQSAPDIRNFSQRAVPPARQNQSLNLPRGDLSRRTTENASNRSSMPSATFRPQPKNLSSDNRRFEPQQQHAAKRLVPSYVYDQYTNPPKRAAHYTGPAELNTSISSVGSSLILNPPRNGRPMNDLRFRTYK from the exons ATGTTCAACACCTCAAAACATTCATCAGAACGCACATCTCGTCCTCGTGATGCCACTCTGTCCGAACGTGGACCGCCTTCGCAAAGATCTAGATCCAGATCTGCTCGTTCGTCGCCGTCGCGACATTCAGAATGCAGATCACCGTGGAGGGTACCTGCTTGGGTACATTGCGAGAATTGTTTCACGACTCATGACCTCAATCCAAATTTGAGTTTATTGTCCTGTGGACATATAATCTGTCGGACATGTTTGCATTTAGGCGATG CAATTTCAGACGATACTTTGCACGTTGCTTGCGTTCGATGTAAGACGTCCGGAAAACACATACCTATCAATGACTCg TTGGACGTAAAATTGCATGGAATGTTCGAACAGGGTTGGATGGATCCTGTGCTTCAGCTCGATGTTTCCAAAATCACATTTATGATGAACAAAACCCAGAATTACTCAAAGTATCTGTCTAAGAGT ATCAAACAAGGCACCAATGTAGCACCCGAGTGGGAAGAGAGACAGAATCTTGTGAAAAAGTCGATGGAACGCATCCAAAAGCTGAAACAAATGGATAGCGAAGTCACCAAGAAAGCGGGAGTG ATCAAATCCGAAGGTATGAAACTACACAACACCGTTCAAATGCTTAATTCGATGTATGAAAAGGCAAAGACCGACTTTCGGCTCaagcaacaacagcagcagtcTCAGCATAATAGAGGACACGGGGGACAAGGCAAAGAACCACATCAACGAGGCCAAATAGGACAGGGCACACAACAGCATCATAGAGGACAAGGAGGACAGGTCAAAGAACAGCATCATAGAGGCCAAATAGGACCGGGCACACAACATCATCATAGAGGAGAAGGAGGACAGGGCAAAGAACAGCATCATAGAGGACAAGTGGGACAGGCCACACAACAGCATCATAGAGTACAAGGAGGACAGGGAAATTATCGTCAAGACATGAAGTTAATCAGCAGCGGTCGCAATGA ACAGTCCAACCAATACATTGGTCAAATAAAGTCATCGTCACACCGACCGCCAGTGAATCAAAATCAAAGCGCGCCTGACATCCGCAATTTCAGCCAAAGGGCTGTGCCTCCTGCAAG ACAAAACCAAAGTTTGAACCTGCCTCGCGGCGATTTGTCCAGACGTACGACAGAAAATGCATCCAACAGATCGTCGATGCCATCGGCTACTTTTCG TCCTCAACCTAAAAACCTCAGTTCGGATAATCGTCGATTCGAACCGCAACAACAGCACGCTGCAAAGCGATTGGTACCGTCATATGTATATGATCAATACACAAATCCTCCGAAGCGTGCAGCACATTATACGGGACCGGCAGAATTGAATACAAGCATTTCATCAGTCGGATCATCGCT GATATTGAATCCTCCCAGAAATGGACGACCGATGAATGATTTACGATTTCGCACATATAAGTAG
- the LOC119068778 gene encoding uncharacterized protein LOC119068778 isoform X6 — protein MFNTSKHSSERTSRPRDATLSERGPPSQRSRSRSARSSPSRHSECRSPWRVPAWVHCENCFTTHDLNPNLSLLSCGHIICRTCLHLGDAISDDTLHVACVRCKTSGKHIPINDSLDVKLHGMFEQGWMDPVLQLDVSKITFMMNKTQNYSKYLSKSIKQGTNVAPEWEERQNLVKKSMERIQKLKQMDSEVTKKAGVIKSEGMKLHNTVQMLNSMYEKAKTDFRLKQQQQQSQHNRGHGGQGKEQHHRGQVGQATQQHHRVQGGQGNYRQDMKLISSGRNEQSNQYIGQIKSSSHRPPVNQNQSAPDIRNFSQRAVPPARQNQSLNLPRGDLSRRTTENASNRSSMPSATFRPQPKNLSSDNRRFEPQQQHAAKRLVPSYVYDQYTNPPKRAAHYTGPAELNTSISSVGSSLILNPPRNGRPMNDLRFRTYK, from the exons ATGTTCAACACCTCAAAACATTCATCAGAACGCACATCTCGTCCTCGTGATGCCACTCTGTCCGAACGTGGACCGCCTTCGCAAAGATCTAGATCCAGATCTGCTCGTTCGTCGCCGTCGCGACATTCAGAATGCAGATCACCGTGGAGGGTACCTGCTTGGGTACATTGCGAGAATTGTTTCACGACTCATGACCTCAATCCAAATTTGAGTTTATTGTCCTGTGGACATATAATCTGTCGGACATGTTTGCATTTAGGCGATG CAATTTCAGACGATACTTTGCACGTTGCTTGCGTTCGATGTAAGACGTCCGGAAAACACATACCTATCAATGACTCg TTGGACGTAAAATTGCATGGAATGTTCGAACAGGGTTGGATGGATCCTGTGCTTCAGCTCGATGTTTCCAAAATCACATTTATGATGAACAAAACCCAGAATTACTCAAAGTATCTGTCTAAGAGT ATCAAACAAGGCACCAATGTAGCACCCGAGTGGGAAGAGAGACAGAATCTTGTGAAAAAGTCGATGGAACGCATCCAAAAGCTGAAACAAATGGATAGCGAAGTCACCAAGAAAGCGGGAGTG ATCAAATCCGAAGGTATGAAACTACACAACACCGTTCAAATGCTTAATTCGATGTATGAAAAGGCAAAGACCGACTTTCGGCTCaagcaacaacagcagcagtcTCAGCATAATAGAGGACACG GAGGACAGGGCAAAGAACAGCATCATAGAGGACAAGTGGGACAGGCCACACAACAGCATCATAGAGTACAAGGAGGACAGGGAAATTATCGTCAAGACATGAAGTTAATCAGCAGCGGTCGCAATGA ACAGTCCAACCAATACATTGGTCAAATAAAGTCATCGTCACACCGACCGCCAGTGAATCAAAATCAAAGCGCGCCTGACATCCGCAATTTCAGCCAAAGGGCTGTGCCTCCTGCAAG ACAAAACCAAAGTTTGAACCTGCCTCGCGGCGATTTGTCCAGACGTACGACAGAAAATGCATCCAACAGATCGTCGATGCCATCGGCTACTTTTCG TCCTCAACCTAAAAACCTCAGTTCGGATAATCGTCGATTCGAACCGCAACAACAGCACGCTGCAAAGCGATTGGTACCGTCATATGTATATGATCAATACACAAATCCTCCGAAGCGTGCAGCACATTATACGGGACCGGCAGAATTGAATACAAGCATTTCATCAGTCGGATCATCGCT GATATTGAATCCTCCCAGAAATGGACGACCGATGAATGATTTACGATTTCGCACATATAAGTAG
- the LOC119068778 gene encoding repetin-like isoform X4, with the protein MFNTSKHSSERTSRPRDATLSERGPPSQRSRSRSARSSPSRHSECRSPWRVPAWVHCENCFTTHDLNPNLSLLSCGHIICRTCLHLGDAISDDTLHVACVRCKTSGKHIPINDSLDVKLHGMFEQGWMDPVLQLDVSKITFMMNKTQNYSKYLSKSIKQGTNVAPEWEERQNLVKKSMERIQKLKQMDSEVTKKAGVIKSEGMKLHNTVQMLNSMYEKAKTDFRLKQQQQQSQHNRGHGGQGKEPHQRGQIGQGTQQHHRGQGGQVKEQHHRGQIGPGTQHHHRGEGGQGKEQHHRGQVGQATQQHHRVQGGQGNYRQDMKLISSGRNEQSNQYIGQIKSSSHRPPVNQNQSAPDIRNFSQRAVPPARQNQSLNLPRGDLSRRTTENASNRSSMPSATFRLSRTVLNLKTSVRIIVDSNRNNSTLQSDWYRHMYMINTQILRSVQHIIRDRQN; encoded by the exons ATGTTCAACACCTCAAAACATTCATCAGAACGCACATCTCGTCCTCGTGATGCCACTCTGTCCGAACGTGGACCGCCTTCGCAAAGATCTAGATCCAGATCTGCTCGTTCGTCGCCGTCGCGACATTCAGAATGCAGATCACCGTGGAGGGTACCTGCTTGGGTACATTGCGAGAATTGTTTCACGACTCATGACCTCAATCCAAATTTGAGTTTATTGTCCTGTGGACATATAATCTGTCGGACATGTTTGCATTTAGGCGATG CAATTTCAGACGATACTTTGCACGTTGCTTGCGTTCGATGTAAGACGTCCGGAAAACACATACCTATCAATGACTCg TTGGACGTAAAATTGCATGGAATGTTCGAACAGGGTTGGATGGATCCTGTGCTTCAGCTCGATGTTTCCAAAATCACATTTATGATGAACAAAACCCAGAATTACTCAAAGTATCTGTCTAAGAGT ATCAAACAAGGCACCAATGTAGCACCCGAGTGGGAAGAGAGACAGAATCTTGTGAAAAAGTCGATGGAACGCATCCAAAAGCTGAAACAAATGGATAGCGAAGTCACCAAGAAAGCGGGAGTG ATCAAATCCGAAGGTATGAAACTACACAACACCGTTCAAATGCTTAATTCGATGTATGAAAAGGCAAAGACCGACTTTCGGCTCaagcaacaacagcagcagtcTCAGCATAATAGAGGACACGGGGGACAAGGCAAAGAACCACATCAACGAGGCCAAATAGGACAGGGCACACAACAGCATCATAGAGGACAAGGAGGACAGGTCAAAGAACAGCATCATAGAGGCCAAATAGGACCGGGCACACAACATCATCATAGAGGAGAAGGAGGACAGGGCAAAGAACAGCATCATAGAGGACAAGTGGGACAGGCCACACAACAGCATCATAGAGTACAAGGAGGACAGGGAAATTATCGTCAAGACATGAAGTTAATCAGCAGCGGTCGCAATGA ACAGTCCAACCAATACATTGGTCAAATAAAGTCATCGTCACACCGACCGCCAGTGAATCAAAATCAAAGCGCGCCTGACATCCGCAATTTCAGCCAAAGGGCTGTGCCTCCTGCAAG ACAAAACCAAAGTTTGAACCTGCCTCGCGGCGATTTGTCCAGACGTACGACAGAAAATGCATCCAACAGATCGTCGATGCCATCGGCTACTTTTCG ACTTTCGCGCACAGTCCTCAACCTAAAAACCTCAGTTCGGATAATCGTCGATTCGAACCGCAACAACAGCACGCTGCAAAGCGATTGGTACCGTCATATGTATATGATCAATACACAAATCCTCCGAAGCGTGCAGCACATTATACGGGACCGGCAGAATTGA
- the LOC119068778 gene encoding uncharacterized protein LOC119068778 isoform X3, giving the protein MFNTSKHSSERTSRPRDATLSERGPPSQRSRSRSARSSPSRHSECRSPWRVPAWVHCENCFTTHDLNPNLSLLSCGHIICRTCLHLGDAISDDTLHVACVRCKTSGKHIPINDSLDVKLHGMFEQGWMDPVLQLDVSKITFMMNKTQNYSKYLSKSIKQGTNVAPEWEERQNLVKKSMERIQKLKQMDSEVTKKAGVIKSEGMKLHNTVQMLNSMYEKAKTDFRLKQQQQQSQHNRGHGGQGKEPHQRGQIGQGTQQHHRGQGGQVKEQHHRGQIGPGTQHHHRGEGGQGQQHHRVQGGQGNYRQDMKLISSGRNEQSNQYIGQIKSSSHRPPVNQNQSAPDIRNFSQRAVPPARQNQSLNLPRGDLSRRTTENASNRSSMPSATFRPQPKNLSSDNRRFEPQQQHAAKRLVPSYVYDQYTNPPKRAAHYTGPAELNTSISSVGSSLILNPPRNGRPMNDLRFRTYK; this is encoded by the exons ATGTTCAACACCTCAAAACATTCATCAGAACGCACATCTCGTCCTCGTGATGCCACTCTGTCCGAACGTGGACCGCCTTCGCAAAGATCTAGATCCAGATCTGCTCGTTCGTCGCCGTCGCGACATTCAGAATGCAGATCACCGTGGAGGGTACCTGCTTGGGTACATTGCGAGAATTGTTTCACGACTCATGACCTCAATCCAAATTTGAGTTTATTGTCCTGTGGACATATAATCTGTCGGACATGTTTGCATTTAGGCGATG CAATTTCAGACGATACTTTGCACGTTGCTTGCGTTCGATGTAAGACGTCCGGAAAACACATACCTATCAATGACTCg TTGGACGTAAAATTGCATGGAATGTTCGAACAGGGTTGGATGGATCCTGTGCTTCAGCTCGATGTTTCCAAAATCACATTTATGATGAACAAAACCCAGAATTACTCAAAGTATCTGTCTAAGAGT ATCAAACAAGGCACCAATGTAGCACCCGAGTGGGAAGAGAGACAGAATCTTGTGAAAAAGTCGATGGAACGCATCCAAAAGCTGAAACAAATGGATAGCGAAGTCACCAAGAAAGCGGGAGTG ATCAAATCCGAAGGTATGAAACTACACAACACCGTTCAAATGCTTAATTCGATGTATGAAAAGGCAAAGACCGACTTTCGGCTCaagcaacaacagcagcagtcTCAGCATAATAGAGGACACGGGGGACAAGGCAAAGAACCACATCAACGAGGCCAAATAGGACAGGGCACACAACAGCATCATAGAGGACAAGGAGGACAGGTCAAAGAACAGCATCATAGAGGCCAAATAGGACCGGGCACACAACATCATCATAGAGGAGAAGGAGGACAGGGC CAACAGCATCATAGAGTACAAGGAGGACAGGGAAATTATCGTCAAGACATGAAGTTAATCAGCAGCGGTCGCAATGA ACAGTCCAACCAATACATTGGTCAAATAAAGTCATCGTCACACCGACCGCCAGTGAATCAAAATCAAAGCGCGCCTGACATCCGCAATTTCAGCCAAAGGGCTGTGCCTCCTGCAAG ACAAAACCAAAGTTTGAACCTGCCTCGCGGCGATTTGTCCAGACGTACGACAGAAAATGCATCCAACAGATCGTCGATGCCATCGGCTACTTTTCG TCCTCAACCTAAAAACCTCAGTTCGGATAATCGTCGATTCGAACCGCAACAACAGCACGCTGCAAAGCGATTGGTACCGTCATATGTATATGATCAATACACAAATCCTCCGAAGCGTGCAGCACATTATACGGGACCGGCAGAATTGAATACAAGCATTTCATCAGTCGGATCATCGCT GATATTGAATCCTCCCAGAAATGGACGACCGATGAATGATTTACGATTTCGCACATATAAGTAG
- the LOC119068778 gene encoding uncharacterized protein LOC119068778 isoform X5, which produces MFNTSKHSSERTSRPRDATLSERGPPSQRSRSRSARSSPSRHSECRSPWRVPAWVHCENCFTTHDLNPNLSLLSCGHIICRTCLHLGDAISDDTLHVACVRCKTSGKHIPINDSLDVKLHGMFEQGWMDPVLQLDVSKITFMMNKTQNYSKYLSKSIKQGTNVAPEWEERQNLVKKSMERIQKLKQMDSEVTKKAGVIKSEGMKLHNTVQMLNSMYEKAKTDFRLKQQQQQSQHNRGHGGQGKEPHQRGQIGQGTQQHHRGQGGQATQQHHRVQGGQGNYRQDMKLISSGRNEQSNQYIGQIKSSSHRPPVNQNQSAPDIRNFSQRAVPPARQNQSLNLPRGDLSRRTTENASNRSSMPSATFRPQPKNLSSDNRRFEPQQQHAAKRLVPSYVYDQYTNPPKRAAHYTGPAELNTSISSVGSSLILNPPRNGRPMNDLRFRTYK; this is translated from the exons ATGTTCAACACCTCAAAACATTCATCAGAACGCACATCTCGTCCTCGTGATGCCACTCTGTCCGAACGTGGACCGCCTTCGCAAAGATCTAGATCCAGATCTGCTCGTTCGTCGCCGTCGCGACATTCAGAATGCAGATCACCGTGGAGGGTACCTGCTTGGGTACATTGCGAGAATTGTTTCACGACTCATGACCTCAATCCAAATTTGAGTTTATTGTCCTGTGGACATATAATCTGTCGGACATGTTTGCATTTAGGCGATG CAATTTCAGACGATACTTTGCACGTTGCTTGCGTTCGATGTAAGACGTCCGGAAAACACATACCTATCAATGACTCg TTGGACGTAAAATTGCATGGAATGTTCGAACAGGGTTGGATGGATCCTGTGCTTCAGCTCGATGTTTCCAAAATCACATTTATGATGAACAAAACCCAGAATTACTCAAAGTATCTGTCTAAGAGT ATCAAACAAGGCACCAATGTAGCACCCGAGTGGGAAGAGAGACAGAATCTTGTGAAAAAGTCGATGGAACGCATCCAAAAGCTGAAACAAATGGATAGCGAAGTCACCAAGAAAGCGGGAGTG ATCAAATCCGAAGGTATGAAACTACACAACACCGTTCAAATGCTTAATTCGATGTATGAAAAGGCAAAGACCGACTTTCGGCTCaagcaacaacagcagcagtcTCAGCATAATAGAGGACACGGGGGACAAGGCAAAGAACCACATCAACGAGGCCAAATAGGACAGGGCACACAACAGCATCATAGAGGACAAGGAGGACAG GCCACACAACAGCATCATAGAGTACAAGGAGGACAGGGAAATTATCGTCAAGACATGAAGTTAATCAGCAGCGGTCGCAATGA ACAGTCCAACCAATACATTGGTCAAATAAAGTCATCGTCACACCGACCGCCAGTGAATCAAAATCAAAGCGCGCCTGACATCCGCAATTTCAGCCAAAGGGCTGTGCCTCCTGCAAG ACAAAACCAAAGTTTGAACCTGCCTCGCGGCGATTTGTCCAGACGTACGACAGAAAATGCATCCAACAGATCGTCGATGCCATCGGCTACTTTTCG TCCTCAACCTAAAAACCTCAGTTCGGATAATCGTCGATTCGAACCGCAACAACAGCACGCTGCAAAGCGATTGGTACCGTCATATGTATATGATCAATACACAAATCCTCCGAAGCGTGCAGCACATTATACGGGACCGGCAGAATTGAATACAAGCATTTCATCAGTCGGATCATCGCT GATATTGAATCCTCCCAGAAATGGACGACCGATGAATGATTTACGATTTCGCACATATAAGTAG
- the LOC119068778 gene encoding uncharacterized protein LOC119068778 isoform X2, which yields MFNTSKHSSERTSRPRDATLSERGPPSQRSRSRSARSSPSRHSECRSPWRVPAWVHCENCFTTHDLNPNLSLLSCGHIICRTCLHLGDDDTLHVACVRCKTSGKHIPINDSLDVKLHGMFEQGWMDPVLQLDVSKITFMMNKTQNYSKYLSKSIKQGTNVAPEWEERQNLVKKSMERIQKLKQMDSEVTKKAGVIKSEGMKLHNTVQMLNSMYEKAKTDFRLKQQQQQSQHNRGHGGQGKEPHQRGQIGQGTQQHHRGQGGQVKEQHHRGQIGPGTQHHHRGEGGQGKEQHHRGQVGQATQQHHRVQGGQGNYRQDMKLISSGRNEQSNQYIGQIKSSSHRPPVNQNQSAPDIRNFSQRAVPPARQNQSLNLPRGDLSRRTTENASNRSSMPSATFRPQPKNLSSDNRRFEPQQQHAAKRLVPSYVYDQYTNPPKRAAHYTGPAELNTSISSVGSSLILNPPRNGRPMNDLRFRTYK from the exons ATGTTCAACACCTCAAAACATTCATCAGAACGCACATCTCGTCCTCGTGATGCCACTCTGTCCGAACGTGGACCGCCTTCGCAAAGATCTAGATCCAGATCTGCTCGTTCGTCGCCGTCGCGACATTCAGAATGCAGATCACCGTGGAGGGTACCTGCTTGGGTACATTGCGAGAATTGTTTCACGACTCATGACCTCAATCCAAATTTGAGTTTATTGTCCTGTGGACATATAATCTGTCGGACATGTTTGCATTTAGGCGATG ACGATACTTTGCACGTTGCTTGCGTTCGATGTAAGACGTCCGGAAAACACATACCTATCAATGACTCg TTGGACGTAAAATTGCATGGAATGTTCGAACAGGGTTGGATGGATCCTGTGCTTCAGCTCGATGTTTCCAAAATCACATTTATGATGAACAAAACCCAGAATTACTCAAAGTATCTGTCTAAGAGT ATCAAACAAGGCACCAATGTAGCACCCGAGTGGGAAGAGAGACAGAATCTTGTGAAAAAGTCGATGGAACGCATCCAAAAGCTGAAACAAATGGATAGCGAAGTCACCAAGAAAGCGGGAGTG ATCAAATCCGAAGGTATGAAACTACACAACACCGTTCAAATGCTTAATTCGATGTATGAAAAGGCAAAGACCGACTTTCGGCTCaagcaacaacagcagcagtcTCAGCATAATAGAGGACACGGGGGACAAGGCAAAGAACCACATCAACGAGGCCAAATAGGACAGGGCACACAACAGCATCATAGAGGACAAGGAGGACAGGTCAAAGAACAGCATCATAGAGGCCAAATAGGACCGGGCACACAACATCATCATAGAGGAGAAGGAGGACAGGGCAAAGAACAGCATCATAGAGGACAAGTGGGACAGGCCACACAACAGCATCATAGAGTACAAGGAGGACAGGGAAATTATCGTCAAGACATGAAGTTAATCAGCAGCGGTCGCAATGA ACAGTCCAACCAATACATTGGTCAAATAAAGTCATCGTCACACCGACCGCCAGTGAATCAAAATCAAAGCGCGCCTGACATCCGCAATTTCAGCCAAAGGGCTGTGCCTCCTGCAAG ACAAAACCAAAGTTTGAACCTGCCTCGCGGCGATTTGTCCAGACGTACGACAGAAAATGCATCCAACAGATCGTCGATGCCATCGGCTACTTTTCG TCCTCAACCTAAAAACCTCAGTTCGGATAATCGTCGATTCGAACCGCAACAACAGCACGCTGCAAAGCGATTGGTACCGTCATATGTATATGATCAATACACAAATCCTCCGAAGCGTGCAGCACATTATACGGGACCGGCAGAATTGAATACAAGCATTTCATCAGTCGGATCATCGCT GATATTGAATCCTCCCAGAAATGGACGACCGATGAATGATTTACGATTTCGCACATATAAGTAG